In Haemorhous mexicanus isolate bHaeMex1 chromosome 6, bHaeMex1.pri, whole genome shotgun sequence, a single window of DNA contains:
- the PATL1 gene encoding protein PAT1 homolog 1 isoform X1, which translates to MRKQVPLGGHTSLEDCPLDEDEDAFQALGEEDEDIDQFNDDTFGAGAVDDDWQEAHERLAELEDKAGSSREPDGPVGNDGDVLGDPEDALAERLTRLVIDSELEDPAIMQAVHTRDPPQPGGLNSSIWDSSAMLRRIRGPLLTQEMPSVSVLDYALPQRPPQARDEERDPSERALPRRSSSPIIGSPPVRAIPIGTPPKQAAIPNFNQQILCPKPVHIRATMQQRYPAPYGERMSPNQLCNVPNSSLLGHPFPHSVSPVLTHLQRAQLLGGAQAGRMSPSQFARVSGLVGSPLPSVNPKLLQGRVGQMMSPAGGFRAFFGAPPAPPPSQLPHPPGPGSHLQNLRPQPQMFRPDTTHLHPQHRRLLHQRQQQNRNQHRSLNGSGGDRGGHRSSHQEQIRKDPYANLMLQREKDWVSKIQMMQLQSTDPYLDDYYYQNYFQKLEKLAAAEEVHGDGPKKERTKLITPQVAKLEHTYKPVQFEGSLGKLTVSSVNNPRKMIDAVVTSRSEDDETKEKQVRDKRRQTLVTIEKTYSLLLDVEDYERRYLLSLEGERPALMGERKQKICDMYDNLRGKAPGQDRPSDDHFMQIMCIRKGKRLVARILPFLAPEQAADVLMATARNLPFLIKKDAQDEVLPCLLRPFSHVLYHLPLGTVTSLVQQLTNLPQSAAAPTNLHLTAVLQNKFGLSLLYLVLSRGEELQSSDTNTELMQDNQWTELMLMATRELLRIPQGALAKPVSIPSNLISLFSRYVDQQKLNLLETKLHLVQGIR; encoded by the exons ATGAGGAAGCAGGTCCCCCTCGGGGGTCACACG tccctggagGACTGCCCGCTGGACGAGGATGAAGATGCCTTCCAGGCCCTgggggaggaggatgaagaCATCGACCAGTTCAATGATGACACCTTCGGGGCCGGGGCCGTCG ATGATGACTGGCAGGAGGCCCACGAGCGGCTGGCGGAACTGGAGGACAAGGCCGGCTCGAGCCGGGAGCCGGACGGTCCCGTTGGGAACGACGGGGACGTCCTGGGCGATCCCGAGGACGCGCTGGCCGAGCGGCTCACGCGTCTCGTCATCGACAGCGAGCTGGAGGACCCTGCCATCATGCAGGCCGTGCACACCAGGGATCCCCCGCAG cctggagggcTGAATTCCAGCATCTGGGACAGTTCAGCCATGCTGCGGCGCATCCGGGGGCCACTCCTCACTCAG GAGATGCCGTCGGTGTCCGTGCTGGATTATGCCCTGCCTCAGAGGCCTCCGCAGGCTCGGGATGAGGAGCGGGATCCCTCAGAGCGGGCGCTGCCCCGGCGCTCCTCCTCCCCCATCATCGGGAGCCCCCCGGTCCGGGCCATTCCCATTGGCACCCCCCCCAAGCAGGCCGCCATCCCAAACTTCAACCAGCAG ATCCTCTGTCCCAAGCCTGTCCACATCCGAGCTACCATGCAGCAGCGTTATCCCGCTCCCTATGGAGAGAGGATGTCCCCCAACCAGCTCTGCAATGTTCCG AATTCCTCCCTCCTGGGCCACCCGTTCCCCCACAGCGTCTCTCCCGTTCTCACAcacctgcagagagcccagctgctTGGAGGAGCCCAG GCTGGCCGTATGTCCCCCAGCCAGTTTGCCCGGGTGTCCGGGCTGGTGGGGAGCCCGCTGCCCTCAGTGAATCCCAAGCTGCTCCAGGGTAGAGTTGGGCAGATGATGTCCCCGGCCGGAGGGTTCCGTGCCTTTTTCGGggctccccccgccccgcccccctCGCAGCTGCCGCACCCTCCGGGCCCTGGATCCCACCTGCAGAACCTGAG GCCGCAGCCCCAGATGTTCCGGCCGGACACAACCCATCTGCACCCCCAGCACCGCCGGCTCCTGCACcagcggcagcagcagaaccGCAA CCAGCACCGGAGCCTCAACGGCTCCGGGGGGGACCGAGGGGGCCACCGGAGCAGCCATCAGGAGCAGATCCGTAAGGATCCCTACGCCAACCTCATGCTGCAGCGGGAGAAGGACTGGGTGTCCAAGATCCAGAtgatgcagctgcagagcactgaTCCCTACCTGGATGATTATTATTATCAG aATTACTTCCAGAAGCTGGAGAAGTTGGCAGCAGCCGAGGAAGTGCATGGTGACGGTCCCAAGAAGGAGCGCACTAAACTCATCACGCCTCAGGTGGCCAAGCTGGAGCACACCTACAAGCCAG tGCAGTTTGAGGGCTCGCTTGGAAAGCTCACCGTCTCCAGTGTCAACAACCCCCGGAAGATGATCGACGCAGTGGTGACGTCTCGCAGCGAGGATGAT gagacGAAGGAGAAGCAGGTTCGGGATAAGAGGCGACAGACCCTCGTCACCATCGAGAAG ACGTACAGCCTCCTCCTGGATGTGGAGGACTACGAGCGCCGCTACCTCCTGAGCCTGGAAGGGGAGCGGCCAGCCCTGATGGGAGAGAGGAAGCAGAAGATCTGTGACATGTATGACAATCTGAGAGGGAAGGCACCTGGGCAGGACAG gCCAAGCGATGACCACTTCATGCAGATCATGTGCATCCGGAAAGGAAAGCGCCTGGTGGCCCGGATCCTGCCCTTCCTGGCTCCCGAGCAAGCGGCCGACGTGCTCATGGCCACAGCCAGGAACCTGCCCTTCCTCATCAAGAAGGATGCTCAGGATGAG GTGCTTCCCTGCCTCTTGAGGCCCTTTTCCCACGTCCTCTACCACCTTCCCTTGGGAACAGTCACCAGCCTTGTGCAGCAGCTCACGAACCTACCTCAGAGCGCCGCCGCTCCCACCAACCTGCACCTCACTGCTGTGCTCCAAAACAAG ttTGGTCTGTCCCTGCTGTACCTGGTCCTGAGCCGAGGGGAGGAATTGCAGAGCTCGGACACGaacacagagctgatgcaggACAACCAATG GACGGAGCTGATGCTGATGGCGACCCGGGAGCTGCTGCGGATCCCTCAGGGAGCCTTGGCAAAGCCCGTGTCCATCCCCTCCAACCTGATCTCCCTCTTCTCCCGCTATGTTGACCAGCAGAAGCTGAACCTGCTGGAGACGAAATTGCA CTTAGTGCAGGGGATCCGGTAG
- the PATL1 gene encoding protein PAT1 homolog 1 isoform X4 yields the protein MRKQVPLGGHTSLEDCPLDEDEDAFQALGEEDEDIDQFNDDTFGAGAVDDDWQEAHERLAELEDKAGSSREPDGPVGNDGDVLGDPEDALAERLTRLVIDSELEDPAIMQAVHTRDPPQQPGGLNSSIWDSSAMLRRIRGPLLTQEMPSVSVLDYALPQRPPQARDEERDPSERALPRRSSSPIIGSPPVRAIPIGTPPKQAAIPNFNQQILCPKPVHIRATMQQRYPAPYGERMSPNQLCNVPNSSLLGHPFPHSVSPVLTHLQRAQLLGGAQAGRMSPSQFARVSGLVGSPLPSVNPKLLQGRVGQMMSPAGGFRAFFGAPPAPPPSQLPHPPGPGSHLQNLRPQPQMFRPDTTHLHPQHRRLLHQRQQQNRNQHRSLNGSGGDRGGHRSSHQEQIRKDPYANLMLQREKDWVSKIQMMQLQSTDPYLDDYYYQNYFQKLEKLAAAEEVHGDGPKKERTKLITPQVAKLEHTYKPVQFEGSLGKLTVSSVNNPRKMIDAVVTSRSEDDETKEKQVRDKRRQTLVTIEKTYSLLLDVEDYERRYLLSLEGERPALMGERKQKICDMYDNLRGKAPGQDRPSDDHFMQIMCIRKGKRLVARILPFLAPEQAADVLMATARNLPFLIKKDAQDEVLPCLLRPFSHVLYHLPLGTVTSLVQQLTNLPQSAAAPTNLHLTAVLQNKFGLSLLYLVLSRGEELQSSDTNTELMQDNQWTELMLMATRELLRIPQGALAKPVSIPSNLISLFSRYVDQQKLNLLETKLHLVQGIR from the exons ATGAGGAAGCAGGTCCCCCTCGGGGGTCACACG tccctggagGACTGCCCGCTGGACGAGGATGAAGATGCCTTCCAGGCCCTgggggaggaggatgaagaCATCGACCAGTTCAATGATGACACCTTCGGGGCCGGGGCCGTCG ATGATGACTGGCAGGAGGCCCACGAGCGGCTGGCGGAACTGGAGGACAAGGCCGGCTCGAGCCGGGAGCCGGACGGTCCCGTTGGGAACGACGGGGACGTCCTGGGCGATCCCGAGGACGCGCTGGCCGAGCGGCTCACGCGTCTCGTCATCGACAGCGAGCTGGAGGACCCTGCCATCATGCAGGCCGTGCACACCAGGGATCCCCCGCAG cagcctggagggcTGAATTCCAGCATCTGGGACAGTTCAGCCATGCTGCGGCGCATCCGGGGGCCACTCCTCACTCAG GAGATGCCGTCGGTGTCCGTGCTGGATTATGCCCTGCCTCAGAGGCCTCCGCAGGCTCGGGATGAGGAGCGGGATCCCTCAGAGCGGGCGCTGCCCCGGCGCTCCTCCTCCCCCATCATCGGGAGCCCCCCGGTCCGGGCCATTCCCATTGGCACCCCCCCCAAGCAGGCCGCCATCCCAAACTTCAACCAGCAG ATCCTCTGTCCCAAGCCTGTCCACATCCGAGCTACCATGCAGCAGCGTTATCCCGCTCCCTATGGAGAGAGGATGTCCCCCAACCAGCTCTGCAATGTTCCG AATTCCTCCCTCCTGGGCCACCCGTTCCCCCACAGCGTCTCTCCCGTTCTCACAcacctgcagagagcccagctgctTGGAGGAGCCCAG GCTGGCCGTATGTCCCCCAGCCAGTTTGCCCGGGTGTCCGGGCTGGTGGGGAGCCCGCTGCCCTCAGTGAATCCCAAGCTGCTCCAGGGTAGAGTTGGGCAGATGATGTCCCCGGCCGGAGGGTTCCGTGCCTTTTTCGGggctccccccgccccgcccccctCGCAGCTGCCGCACCCTCCGGGCCCTGGATCCCACCTGCAGAACCTGAG GCCGCAGCCCCAGATGTTCCGGCCGGACACAACCCATCTGCACCCCCAGCACCGCCGGCTCCTGCACcagcggcagcagcagaaccGCAA CCAGCACCGGAGCCTCAACGGCTCCGGGGGGGACCGAGGGGGCCACCGGAGCAGCCATCAGGAGCAGATCCGTAAGGATCCCTACGCCAACCTCATGCTGCAGCGGGAGAAGGACTGGGTGTCCAAGATCCAGAtgatgcagctgcagagcactgaTCCCTACCTGGATGATTATTATTATCAG aATTACTTCCAGAAGCTGGAGAAGTTGGCAGCAGCCGAGGAAGTGCATGGTGACGGTCCCAAGAAGGAGCGCACTAAACTCATCACGCCTCAGGTGGCCAAGCTGGAGCACACCTACAAGCCAG tGCAGTTTGAGGGCTCGCTTGGAAAGCTCACCGTCTCCAGTGTCAACAACCCCCGGAAGATGATCGACGCAGTGGTGACGTCTCGCAGCGAGGATGAT gagacGAAGGAGAAGCAGGTTCGGGATAAGAGGCGACAGACCCTCGTCACCATCGAGAAG ACGTACAGCCTCCTCCTGGATGTGGAGGACTACGAGCGCCGCTACCTCCTGAGCCTGGAAGGGGAGCGGCCAGCCCTGATGGGAGAGAGGAAGCAGAAGATCTGTGACATGTATGACAATCTGAGAGGGAAGGCACCTGGGCAGGACAG gCCAAGCGATGACCACTTCATGCAGATCATGTGCATCCGGAAAGGAAAGCGCCTGGTGGCCCGGATCCTGCCCTTCCTGGCTCCCGAGCAAGCGGCCGACGTGCTCATGGCCACAGCCAGGAACCTGCCCTTCCTCATCAAGAAGGATGCTCAGGATGAG GTGCTTCCCTGCCTCTTGAGGCCCTTTTCCCACGTCCTCTACCACCTTCCCTTGGGAACAGTCACCAGCCTTGTGCAGCAGCTCACGAACCTACCTCAGAGCGCCGCCGCTCCCACCAACCTGCACCTCACTGCTGTGCTCCAAAACAAG ttTGGTCTGTCCCTGCTGTACCTGGTCCTGAGCCGAGGGGAGGAATTGCAGAGCTCGGACACGaacacagagctgatgcaggACAACCAATG GACGGAGCTGATGCTGATGGCGACCCGGGAGCTGCTGCGGATCCCTCAGGGAGCCTTGGCAAAGCCCGTGTCCATCCCCTCCAACCTGATCTCCCTCTTCTCCCGCTATGTTGACCAGCAGAAGCTGAACCTGCTGGAGACGAAATTGCA CTTAGTGCAGGGGATCCGGTAG
- the PATL1 gene encoding protein PAT1 homolog 1 isoform X3 has translation MFRYPSLEDCPLDEDEDAFQALGEEDEDIDQFNDDTFGAGAVDDDWQEAHERLAELEDKAGSSREPDGPVGNDGDVLGDPEDALAERLTRLVIDSELEDPAIMQAVHTRDPPQPGGLNSSIWDSSAMLRRIRGPLLTQEMPSVSVLDYALPQRPPQARDEERDPSERALPRRSSSPIIGSPPVRAIPIGTPPKQAAIPNFNQQILCPKPVHIRATMQQRYPAPYGERMSPNQLCNVPNSSLLGHPFPHSVSPVLTHLQRAQLLGGAQAGRMSPSQFARVSGLVGSPLPSVNPKLLQGRVGQMMSPAGGFRAFFGAPPAPPPSQLPHPPGPGSHLQNLRPQPQMFRPDTTHLHPQHRRLLHQRQQQNRNQHRSLNGSGGDRGGHRSSHQEQIRKDPYANLMLQREKDWVSKIQMMQLQSTDPYLDDYYYQNYFQKLEKLAAAEEVHGDGPKKERTKLITPQVAKLEHTYKPVQFEGSLGKLTVSSVNNPRKMIDAVVTSRSEDDETKEKQVRDKRRQTLVTIEKTYSLLLDVEDYERRYLLSLEGERPALMGERKQKICDMYDNLRGKAPGQDRPSDDHFMQIMCIRKGKRLVARILPFLAPEQAADVLMATARNLPFLIKKDAQDEVLPCLLRPFSHVLYHLPLGTVTSLVQQLTNLPQSAAAPTNLHLTAVLQNKFGLSLLYLVLSRGEELQSSDTNTELMQDNQWTELMLMATRELLRIPQGALAKPVSIPSNLISLFSRYVDQQKLNLLETKLHLVQGIR, from the exons ATGTTCCGGTACCCG tccctggagGACTGCCCGCTGGACGAGGATGAAGATGCCTTCCAGGCCCTgggggaggaggatgaagaCATCGACCAGTTCAATGATGACACCTTCGGGGCCGGGGCCGTCG ATGATGACTGGCAGGAGGCCCACGAGCGGCTGGCGGAACTGGAGGACAAGGCCGGCTCGAGCCGGGAGCCGGACGGTCCCGTTGGGAACGACGGGGACGTCCTGGGCGATCCCGAGGACGCGCTGGCCGAGCGGCTCACGCGTCTCGTCATCGACAGCGAGCTGGAGGACCCTGCCATCATGCAGGCCGTGCACACCAGGGATCCCCCGCAG cctggagggcTGAATTCCAGCATCTGGGACAGTTCAGCCATGCTGCGGCGCATCCGGGGGCCACTCCTCACTCAG GAGATGCCGTCGGTGTCCGTGCTGGATTATGCCCTGCCTCAGAGGCCTCCGCAGGCTCGGGATGAGGAGCGGGATCCCTCAGAGCGGGCGCTGCCCCGGCGCTCCTCCTCCCCCATCATCGGGAGCCCCCCGGTCCGGGCCATTCCCATTGGCACCCCCCCCAAGCAGGCCGCCATCCCAAACTTCAACCAGCAG ATCCTCTGTCCCAAGCCTGTCCACATCCGAGCTACCATGCAGCAGCGTTATCCCGCTCCCTATGGAGAGAGGATGTCCCCCAACCAGCTCTGCAATGTTCCG AATTCCTCCCTCCTGGGCCACCCGTTCCCCCACAGCGTCTCTCCCGTTCTCACAcacctgcagagagcccagctgctTGGAGGAGCCCAG GCTGGCCGTATGTCCCCCAGCCAGTTTGCCCGGGTGTCCGGGCTGGTGGGGAGCCCGCTGCCCTCAGTGAATCCCAAGCTGCTCCAGGGTAGAGTTGGGCAGATGATGTCCCCGGCCGGAGGGTTCCGTGCCTTTTTCGGggctccccccgccccgcccccctCGCAGCTGCCGCACCCTCCGGGCCCTGGATCCCACCTGCAGAACCTGAG GCCGCAGCCCCAGATGTTCCGGCCGGACACAACCCATCTGCACCCCCAGCACCGCCGGCTCCTGCACcagcggcagcagcagaaccGCAA CCAGCACCGGAGCCTCAACGGCTCCGGGGGGGACCGAGGGGGCCACCGGAGCAGCCATCAGGAGCAGATCCGTAAGGATCCCTACGCCAACCTCATGCTGCAGCGGGAGAAGGACTGGGTGTCCAAGATCCAGAtgatgcagctgcagagcactgaTCCCTACCTGGATGATTATTATTATCAG aATTACTTCCAGAAGCTGGAGAAGTTGGCAGCAGCCGAGGAAGTGCATGGTGACGGTCCCAAGAAGGAGCGCACTAAACTCATCACGCCTCAGGTGGCCAAGCTGGAGCACACCTACAAGCCAG tGCAGTTTGAGGGCTCGCTTGGAAAGCTCACCGTCTCCAGTGTCAACAACCCCCGGAAGATGATCGACGCAGTGGTGACGTCTCGCAGCGAGGATGAT gagacGAAGGAGAAGCAGGTTCGGGATAAGAGGCGACAGACCCTCGTCACCATCGAGAAG ACGTACAGCCTCCTCCTGGATGTGGAGGACTACGAGCGCCGCTACCTCCTGAGCCTGGAAGGGGAGCGGCCAGCCCTGATGGGAGAGAGGAAGCAGAAGATCTGTGACATGTATGACAATCTGAGAGGGAAGGCACCTGGGCAGGACAG gCCAAGCGATGACCACTTCATGCAGATCATGTGCATCCGGAAAGGAAAGCGCCTGGTGGCCCGGATCCTGCCCTTCCTGGCTCCCGAGCAAGCGGCCGACGTGCTCATGGCCACAGCCAGGAACCTGCCCTTCCTCATCAAGAAGGATGCTCAGGATGAG GTGCTTCCCTGCCTCTTGAGGCCCTTTTCCCACGTCCTCTACCACCTTCCCTTGGGAACAGTCACCAGCCTTGTGCAGCAGCTCACGAACCTACCTCAGAGCGCCGCCGCTCCCACCAACCTGCACCTCACTGCTGTGCTCCAAAACAAG ttTGGTCTGTCCCTGCTGTACCTGGTCCTGAGCCGAGGGGAGGAATTGCAGAGCTCGGACACGaacacagagctgatgcaggACAACCAATG GACGGAGCTGATGCTGATGGCGACCCGGGAGCTGCTGCGGATCCCTCAGGGAGCCTTGGCAAAGCCCGTGTCCATCCCCTCCAACCTGATCTCCCTCTTCTCCCGCTATGTTGACCAGCAGAAGCTGAACCTGCTGGAGACGAAATTGCA CTTAGTGCAGGGGATCCGGTAG
- the PATL1 gene encoding protein PAT1 homolog 1 isoform X2 yields MFRYPSLEDCPLDEDEDAFQALGEEDEDIDQFNDDTFGAGAVDDDWQEAHERLAELEDKAGSSREPDGPVGNDGDVLGDPEDALAERLTRLVIDSELEDPAIMQAVHTRDPPQQPGGLNSSIWDSSAMLRRIRGPLLTQEMPSVSVLDYALPQRPPQARDEERDPSERALPRRSSSPIIGSPPVRAIPIGTPPKQAAIPNFNQQILCPKPVHIRATMQQRYPAPYGERMSPNQLCNVPNSSLLGHPFPHSVSPVLTHLQRAQLLGGAQAGRMSPSQFARVSGLVGSPLPSVNPKLLQGRVGQMMSPAGGFRAFFGAPPAPPPSQLPHPPGPGSHLQNLRPQPQMFRPDTTHLHPQHRRLLHQRQQQNRNQHRSLNGSGGDRGGHRSSHQEQIRKDPYANLMLQREKDWVSKIQMMQLQSTDPYLDDYYYQNYFQKLEKLAAAEEVHGDGPKKERTKLITPQVAKLEHTYKPVQFEGSLGKLTVSSVNNPRKMIDAVVTSRSEDDETKEKQVRDKRRQTLVTIEKTYSLLLDVEDYERRYLLSLEGERPALMGERKQKICDMYDNLRGKAPGQDRPSDDHFMQIMCIRKGKRLVARILPFLAPEQAADVLMATARNLPFLIKKDAQDEVLPCLLRPFSHVLYHLPLGTVTSLVQQLTNLPQSAAAPTNLHLTAVLQNKFGLSLLYLVLSRGEELQSSDTNTELMQDNQWTELMLMATRELLRIPQGALAKPVSIPSNLISLFSRYVDQQKLNLLETKLHLVQGIR; encoded by the exons ATGTTCCGGTACCCG tccctggagGACTGCCCGCTGGACGAGGATGAAGATGCCTTCCAGGCCCTgggggaggaggatgaagaCATCGACCAGTTCAATGATGACACCTTCGGGGCCGGGGCCGTCG ATGATGACTGGCAGGAGGCCCACGAGCGGCTGGCGGAACTGGAGGACAAGGCCGGCTCGAGCCGGGAGCCGGACGGTCCCGTTGGGAACGACGGGGACGTCCTGGGCGATCCCGAGGACGCGCTGGCCGAGCGGCTCACGCGTCTCGTCATCGACAGCGAGCTGGAGGACCCTGCCATCATGCAGGCCGTGCACACCAGGGATCCCCCGCAG cagcctggagggcTGAATTCCAGCATCTGGGACAGTTCAGCCATGCTGCGGCGCATCCGGGGGCCACTCCTCACTCAG GAGATGCCGTCGGTGTCCGTGCTGGATTATGCCCTGCCTCAGAGGCCTCCGCAGGCTCGGGATGAGGAGCGGGATCCCTCAGAGCGGGCGCTGCCCCGGCGCTCCTCCTCCCCCATCATCGGGAGCCCCCCGGTCCGGGCCATTCCCATTGGCACCCCCCCCAAGCAGGCCGCCATCCCAAACTTCAACCAGCAG ATCCTCTGTCCCAAGCCTGTCCACATCCGAGCTACCATGCAGCAGCGTTATCCCGCTCCCTATGGAGAGAGGATGTCCCCCAACCAGCTCTGCAATGTTCCG AATTCCTCCCTCCTGGGCCACCCGTTCCCCCACAGCGTCTCTCCCGTTCTCACAcacctgcagagagcccagctgctTGGAGGAGCCCAG GCTGGCCGTATGTCCCCCAGCCAGTTTGCCCGGGTGTCCGGGCTGGTGGGGAGCCCGCTGCCCTCAGTGAATCCCAAGCTGCTCCAGGGTAGAGTTGGGCAGATGATGTCCCCGGCCGGAGGGTTCCGTGCCTTTTTCGGggctccccccgccccgcccccctCGCAGCTGCCGCACCCTCCGGGCCCTGGATCCCACCTGCAGAACCTGAG GCCGCAGCCCCAGATGTTCCGGCCGGACACAACCCATCTGCACCCCCAGCACCGCCGGCTCCTGCACcagcggcagcagcagaaccGCAA CCAGCACCGGAGCCTCAACGGCTCCGGGGGGGACCGAGGGGGCCACCGGAGCAGCCATCAGGAGCAGATCCGTAAGGATCCCTACGCCAACCTCATGCTGCAGCGGGAGAAGGACTGGGTGTCCAAGATCCAGAtgatgcagctgcagagcactgaTCCCTACCTGGATGATTATTATTATCAG aATTACTTCCAGAAGCTGGAGAAGTTGGCAGCAGCCGAGGAAGTGCATGGTGACGGTCCCAAGAAGGAGCGCACTAAACTCATCACGCCTCAGGTGGCCAAGCTGGAGCACACCTACAAGCCAG tGCAGTTTGAGGGCTCGCTTGGAAAGCTCACCGTCTCCAGTGTCAACAACCCCCGGAAGATGATCGACGCAGTGGTGACGTCTCGCAGCGAGGATGAT gagacGAAGGAGAAGCAGGTTCGGGATAAGAGGCGACAGACCCTCGTCACCATCGAGAAG ACGTACAGCCTCCTCCTGGATGTGGAGGACTACGAGCGCCGCTACCTCCTGAGCCTGGAAGGGGAGCGGCCAGCCCTGATGGGAGAGAGGAAGCAGAAGATCTGTGACATGTATGACAATCTGAGAGGGAAGGCACCTGGGCAGGACAG gCCAAGCGATGACCACTTCATGCAGATCATGTGCATCCGGAAAGGAAAGCGCCTGGTGGCCCGGATCCTGCCCTTCCTGGCTCCCGAGCAAGCGGCCGACGTGCTCATGGCCACAGCCAGGAACCTGCCCTTCCTCATCAAGAAGGATGCTCAGGATGAG GTGCTTCCCTGCCTCTTGAGGCCCTTTTCCCACGTCCTCTACCACCTTCCCTTGGGAACAGTCACCAGCCTTGTGCAGCAGCTCACGAACCTACCTCAGAGCGCCGCCGCTCCCACCAACCTGCACCTCACTGCTGTGCTCCAAAACAAG ttTGGTCTGTCCCTGCTGTACCTGGTCCTGAGCCGAGGGGAGGAATTGCAGAGCTCGGACACGaacacagagctgatgcaggACAACCAATG GACGGAGCTGATGCTGATGGCGACCCGGGAGCTGCTGCGGATCCCTCAGGGAGCCTTGGCAAAGCCCGTGTCCATCCCCTCCAACCTGATCTCCCTCTTCTCCCGCTATGTTGACCAGCAGAAGCTGAACCTGCTGGAGACGAAATTGCA CTTAGTGCAGGGGATCCGGTAG